A genome region from Streptomyces xanthophaeus includes the following:
- a CDS encoding beta-ketoacyl-[acyl-carrier-protein] synthase family protein, translating into MSPTNRTVVVTGIGATTPLGGDSASTWEGLLAGRSGVKPLEGERFAELPVRIAARAAVDPSEVLPRPLARKLDRSAQFAIIAAREAWADAGYTTPAGEETETGAFVAPQRLGTVIASGIGGVTTLLDQYDVLKDKGVRRVSPHTVPMLMPNGPSANVGLEVNAQAGVHTPVSACASGAEAIGYAVEMIRSGRADVVVAGGTEAAIHPLPIAAFANMMAMSKNNENPEQASRPYDKARDGFVLGEGAGVVVLESAEHAAARGARVYCEVLGQGLSADSHHIAQPEPTGRGVAAAVQNLLDNTGLDPAELVHLNAHATSTPQGDTAELKALRKVLGDDLDHIAISATKSMTGHLLGGAGGIETVATVLALYNRLAPPTINIDDLDEDIDADIVVGEPRKLPADGPISAINNSFGFGGHNVTLAFRTV; encoded by the coding sequence GTGAGCCCGACCAATCGCACCGTGGTCGTCACCGGTATCGGCGCAACCACTCCGCTGGGTGGCGACAGCGCTTCGACCTGGGAAGGTCTGCTTGCCGGCCGTTCCGGCGTGAAGCCCCTGGAGGGCGAGCGCTTCGCCGAACTCCCGGTACGCATCGCCGCTCGGGCCGCCGTCGACCCGAGTGAGGTCCTGCCCCGGCCGCTGGCCCGCAAGCTGGACCGCTCGGCGCAGTTCGCCATCATCGCGGCCCGCGAGGCGTGGGCCGACGCCGGTTACACGACCCCGGCCGGCGAAGAGACGGAAACGGGCGCCTTCGTCGCGCCCCAGCGTCTGGGCACCGTGATCGCCTCCGGCATCGGCGGTGTCACCACCCTGCTCGACCAGTACGACGTCCTGAAGGACAAGGGTGTGCGCCGGGTCTCCCCGCACACCGTCCCCATGCTCATGCCGAACGGCCCGTCGGCCAACGTCGGCCTGGAGGTCAACGCCCAGGCGGGCGTGCACACTCCGGTCAGCGCCTGCGCGTCCGGCGCCGAGGCCATCGGCTACGCCGTCGAGATGATCCGTTCCGGCCGCGCCGACGTGGTCGTCGCGGGCGGCACCGAGGCGGCGATCCACCCGCTGCCGATCGCCGCGTTCGCCAACATGATGGCGATGTCCAAGAACAACGAGAACCCCGAGCAGGCCTCCCGCCCGTACGACAAGGCCCGTGACGGCTTCGTACTGGGCGAGGGCGCGGGCGTCGTCGTCCTGGAGTCCGCCGAGCACGCCGCCGCGCGCGGCGCCCGGGTCTATTGCGAGGTGCTGGGCCAGGGTCTGTCCGCGGACAGCCACCACATCGCGCAGCCGGAGCCGACCGGCCGCGGTGTCGCGGCCGCGGTGCAGAACCTGCTCGACAACACGGGTCTCGACCCGGCCGAGCTGGTCCACCTGAACGCGCACGCCACGTCCACCCCGCAGGGTGACACGGCCGAGCTGAAGGCCCTGCGCAAGGTGCTGGGCGACGACCTCGACCACATCGCGATCTCCGCGACCAAGTCGATGACGGGTCACCTGCTGGGTGGCGCGGGCGGTATCGAGACCGTCGCGACCGTGCTGGCGCTGTACAACCGGCTGGCCCCGCCGACGATCAACATCGACGACCTCGACGAGGACATCGACGCGGACATCGTCGTCGGCGAGCCGCGCAAGCTGCCGGCCGACGGCCCGATCTCCGCGATCAACAACTCCTTCGGCTTCGGCGGCCACAACGTGACCCTGGCATTCCGCACGGTCTAG
- a CDS encoding acyl carrier protein has product MAATQEEIVEGLAEIVNEIAGIPTEDVAIEKSFTDDLDVDSLSMVEVVVAAEERFDVKIPDEDVKNLKTVGDAADYILKHQA; this is encoded by the coding sequence ATGGCCGCCACGCAGGAAGAGATCGTCGAGGGTCTCGCGGAGATCGTCAACGAGATCGCCGGTATCCCCACCGAGGACGTCGCGATCGAGAAGTCCTTCACCGACGACCTGGACGTCGACTCGCTCTCCATGGTCGAGGTCGTCGTCGCCGCCGAAGAGCGCTTCGACGTCAAGATCCCGGACGAGGACGTCAAGAACCTCAAGACGGTCGGCGACGCCGCTGACTACATCCTGAAGCACCAGGCCTGA
- a CDS encoding DUF3145 domain-containing protein produces the protein MTTRGVLYVHSAPRALCPHVEWAVAGVLGVRVNLDWIRQPASPGTWRAEFSWQAEAGTASKLASALRGWHLLRFEVTAEPCPTAEGERYSSTPELGIFHAVTGMHGDILIPEDRLRAALARSARGETDLEAEIAKLLGKPWDDELEPFRYAGEGAPVRWLHQVV, from the coding sequence GTGACGACACGTGGAGTTCTGTACGTGCATTCCGCACCGCGCGCGCTCTGCCCGCATGTGGAATGGGCTGTTGCGGGCGTGCTCGGGGTGCGGGTGAACCTCGACTGGATCAGACAGCCCGCCTCCCCGGGCACCTGGAGAGCCGAGTTCTCCTGGCAGGCCGAAGCGGGCACCGCCTCGAAACTCGCCTCCGCGCTGCGCGGCTGGCACCTGCTGCGCTTCGAGGTGACCGCGGAACCGTGCCCGACCGCCGAGGGCGAGCGCTACAGCTCCACCCCGGAGCTCGGCATCTTCCACGCCGTCACCGGCATGCACGGCGACATCCTGATCCCGGAGGACCGGCTGCGCGCCGCGCTCGCCCGCTCCGCGCGCGGCGAGACCGACCTGGAGGCGGAGATCGCCAAGCTGCTCGGCAAGCCGTGGGACGACGAACTGGAGCCCTTCCGCTACGCGGGCGAGGGCGCCCCGGTCCGCTGGCTCCACCAGGTGGTCTGA